In one window of Nothobranchius furzeri strain GRZ-AD chromosome 11, NfurGRZ-RIMD1, whole genome shotgun sequence DNA:
- the yeats2 gene encoding YEATS domain-containing protein 2, producing the protein MSGIKRKLEGSDPDYEDITGLVHNNNKRSKTAEYNARETTVQKIETIIRQQFSLEMKNKEHEIDVISQRLNEARRMMDKLRACIVANYYANAGITKLPEHTQKSDPAMLNHPAIRRFLESPSRSSSPLNQDSETPSLVPSESESLSQQGEGSDRNGEGAWREDWSKQERRPGRNTGRDTFGVPSSVEEEQKVTYHTTGDEASRLYVKKTIVVGNVSRYIPPDKREENDQSTHKWMVYVRGSRREPSIDHFVKKVWFFLHPSYKPNDLVEVSEPPFHLTRRGWGEFPVRIQIHFKDSRNKRIDIIHQLKLDRTYTGLQTLGAETVVDVELHRDSVSVDYIPQPSSSRGAQRTASPMSASSLAPSYGHSSSPISHDSSVDKGLIKAEAASPVRGHSSSLTAGERTPTRPKAGDRVTLGYHGNSAFQPITSSCKIVPQGQPPSPAESPGKLFQPITMSCKIVSGSPISTPSHSPLPRTSAASTPAHSKQSSSSVLNNPYVIVDKPGQVVGMATSSTASSGSPSAKQAQGARSPAPKVHTGTLLSSGVKVIIKQEPGEVSTQQQQMVSTVTSQQQPASTAAHQFVAVKGGHMVSMSSQKQAGGATGAATSKMLGVPVGSMLQSSVKQVAISSGQILVAKGNPSVSKVMGGKQVLAQGVAKAIVSGASGASGQQVGSRAASGSGGKSGVMATLQLPANNLANLANLPPGTKLYLTTNSKNPSGKGKLLLIPQGAILRASSASQQSQSSSSAATGGSQNSSSSGSLPSNLSYTSYILKQTPQGTFLVGQPAHGSGKLGGSGSAGHSASSPAAAPQQAIRVTAGQKAAILAQVVSSSQGAHLKLSDGSVKTVTAAGVGHMSKAGTTTFRMTGGVITAASSTPISTAAASQQQAADGGKSASQQQQLLVSASQAAVISAAKNAGTASGGSLSKAAVASLVKGAGSSASPSKSAGSSAVAAVMVAKGVTNLPVMSTSKGAGAGTVVGVSKSSNTPLVSAASLVSGVAAGAGKTSAALSGMLKIQSAGSSSQQTVLTIPATQLKQLGVGTGSAGLQSIFMPVSKGPVSNTPPSFSSSSTPPGAAGASSGLSSQVSSSLIPPLAQVKTEPGAVAAGPSPLATAAAPAPVHVASAATTVKQEQGTDNSAHCLINTEHIETMMQLLTAVVKKFPLIVPEKTEDSHPFCASSVEQYYSWNIGKRRASELQRAVAVKRLVQDVLDRSPRLQALTPPKTKEVVQWCRQRGYTPPDPEPQHRNEDESIEDILTQIDSEPECPSTLSNYEELVQRLEQMQALLKTEPEEADDEIVDIVTVTPPCQRLKVKEEEQETDVEPKFYLGPCISSQFVSETAQQIGVSFQPVEVEKNVFAPVVEAMILKATQQFASDILREALAGAHAKSSPNRTPREVTAMNVHQAVCSIPTCDFLTNSHMGCLTKDD; encoded by the exons ATGTCTGGAATTAAAAGGAAACTAGAAGGAAGTGATCCAGACTATGAAGACATCACTGGACTGGTCCATAACAATAATAAAAGAAGCAAAACGGCTGAATATAATG CTCGAGAAACGACAGTACAGAAAATAGAAACCATCATCAGGCAGCAGTTTTCTTTGGAAATGAAGAACAAAGAGCATGAAATAGATGTGATAAGTCAG CGACTAAATGAAGCCAGGAGGATGATGGACAAGCTGCGGGCATGTATAGTGGCCAATTACTATGCAAATGCTGGTATAACAAAGCTTCCAGAG CACACTCAAAAAAGTGACCCTGCCATGTTAAACCATCCAGCGATCCGCCGATTTCTGGAATCTCCGTCTCGGTCCTCTTCTCCTCTAAACCAGGACTCAGAGACTCCCTCACTGGTCCCTTCAGAGTCTGAGTCTCTTTCACAGCAAGGAGAGGGGTCTGACAGGAACGGAGAGGGAGCATGGAGAGAAGACTGGAGCAAGCAGGAGCGCAGACCTGGACGCAACACTGGCAGG gacACATTTGGTGTGCCTTCATCTGTGGAAGAAGAGCAGAAGGTGACGTACCACACAACTGGAGATGAAGCTTCTAGGCTTTATGTAAAGAAGACGATCGTTGTGGGGAATGTTTCCAG GTACATCCCTCCAGACAAGCGTGAAGAGAACGACCAGTCGACGCATAAGTGGATGGTGTACGTCAGAGGCTCGAGGAGAGAGCCGAGCATCGACCACTTTGTGAAGAAAGTTTGGTTCTTTCTGCACCCCAGCTACAAGCCCAACGATCTGGTGGAAGTCAG CGAGCCTCCCTTTCATTTAACACGCCGGGGCTGGGGCGAGTTTCCTGTGAGGATCCAGATCCACTTCAAAGACTCTCGCAACAAACGCATCGACATCATCCACCAGCTGAAG CTGGACAGAACGTACACGGGGCTGCAGACTCTTGGGGCAGAAACT GTGGTCGATGTGGAACTTCATAGAGATTCTGTCAGCGTAGACTACATCCCTCAGCCctcttcctccagaggagctcaAAGGACAGCCAGCCCCATGTCGGCCTCGTCGCTAGCCCCGAGTTATGGGCACTCTAGTTCCCCCATCTCTCACGACTCCAGTGTTGATAAAG gTTTAATCAAAGCAGAGGCGGCGAGTCCTGTGCGCGGTCACAGCTCAAGCCTTACGGCTGGCGAACGCACCCCAACACGACCCAAAGCTGGGGACAGAGTCACCCTTGGTTACCATGGCAACTCTGCATTTCAGCCCATCACATCAAGCTGTAAGATTGTTCCACAAGGACAGCCACCAAGTCCTGCAGAGTCTCCTGGgaaattgttccaaccaatcacaaTGAGCTGCAAAATAGTCTCAG GGTCTCCCATCTCTACTCCGAGCCACTCGCCGCTCCCTCGTACATCCGCCGCCTCCACCCCGGCCCACAGCAAGCAGAGCTCCTCTTCTGTGCTAAACAACCCTTACGTCATTGTGGATAAACCTGGTCAAGTAGTCGGCATGGCGACGTCATCCACAGCCTCCTCAG GAAGCCCCTCGGCCAAGCAGGCTCAAGGCGCTCGCTCTCCAGCACCTAAAGTTCACACTGGTACCCTCCTCTCCTCGGGGGTCAAG GTAATCATCAAGCAGGAGCCAGGGGAAGTTTCCACACAGCAACAGCAGATGGTTTCCACAGTAACCAGCCAGCAGCAACCTGCTTCCACGGCAGCCCACCAGTTTGTCGCAGTGAAAGGAGGCCACATGGTCTCTATGTCAAGCCAGAAACAGGCTGGGGGGGCCACGGGGGCCGCGACTAGCAAG ATGTTGGGGGTTCCTGTCGGCTCCATGCTCCAGTCTTCAGTTAAACAGGTCGCCATCAGTAGTGGACAGATTCTGGTTGCCAAGGGCAACCCCTCTGTCTCTAAAGTGATGGGTGGGAAGCAAGTTTTAGCTCAGGGAGTTGCTAAAGCCATTGTTAGTGGagccagcggcgcgtctggtcagcAGGTTGGTAGCAGGGCAGCCAGTGGATCAGGTGGCAAGAGCGGAG TGATGGCCACGCTTCAGCTCCCAGCGAACAACCTGGCCAATTTGGCCAATTTGCCACCGGGTACCAAGCTGTACCTGACCACCAACAGCAAGAACCCATCAGGGAAGGGGAAGCTGCTTCTCATTCCACAGGGAGCCATCCTCAGAGCCTCCAGTGCAA GCCAACAGTCCCAGAGCAGCTCATCAGCAGCGACAGGGGGCTCGCAGAACTCCTCCTCTTCTGGCAGCCTGCCTTCAAACCTCTCCTACACATCTTACATCCTGAAACAGACGCCGCAG GGTACGTTTCTTGTTGGCCAGCCAGCCCATGGGTCAGGGAAGCTGGGAGGTTCTGGTTCAGCGGGTCACTCTGCATCATCTCCAGCAGCTGCTCCCCAGCAGGCTATTCGCGTGACCGCTGGACAGAAGGCGGCCATCTTGGCTCAG GTGGTCAGCAGCTCCCAGGGAGCACACCTGAAGCTGTCTGATGGCTCTGTCAAGActgtaacagcagcaggagtgggTCACATGTCCAAAGCGGGTACCACCACGTTTAGGATGACGGGTGGTGTCATCACTGCTGCTAGCTCCACCCCCATCAGTACTGCAGCAGCCAGTCAACAACAG GCTGCTGATGGCGGGAAGTCTGCCTCCCAGCAACAGCAACTGCTGGTGTCAGCCAGCCAGGCGGCAGTAATCAGCGCAGCTAAGAACGCCGGCACAGCCAGCGGCGGCAGTCtgtccaaggcagctgtggcctcTTTGGTcaaaggagctggaagctccgccTCCCCAAGTAAGAGTGCAGGAAGTTCAGCCGTTGCCGCAGTGATGGTGGCAAAAGGTGTCACAAATTTGCCCGTCATGAGCACGTCCAAAGGAGCTGGAGCTGGGACTGTGGTGGGGGTGTCCAAAAGCAGCAACACTCCATTAGTTTCTGCGGCGTCGTTAGTCAGCGGAGTGGCAGCTGGAGCAGGAAAAACAAGTGCTGCACTGTCAG GTATGCTGAAGATCCAGTCTGCTGGTTCCAGCTCCCAGCAGACCGTTTTAACCATCCCTGCCACCCAGCTGAAGCAGCTAGGGGTTGGAACTGGGTCTGCTGGACTGCAATCCATATTCATGCCTGTCAGTAAAG GCCCAGTCTCCAATACTCctccctccttctcctcttcATCCACTCCTCCTGGAGCAGCTGGAGCCTCCTCAGGTCTTTCCAGCCAGGTCTCCTCCTCCCTTATCCCGCCTTTAGCACAAG TGAAAACAGAACCAGGTGCCGTCGCAGCTGGTCCGTCGCCCCTGGCGACGGCTGCTGCTCCAGCCCCTGTCCATGTTGCTTCTGCAGCCACCACCGTCAAACAGGAACAAGGCACAGATAACTCAGCACACTGCCTCATTAA CACTGAGCACATCGAAACCATGATGCAGCTGCTGACGGCTGTGGTGAAGAAGTTTCCTCTAATTGTGCCAGAAAAAA CTGAAGACTCCCATCCCTTTTGTGCCTCCTCAGTAGAACAGTATTATTCTTGGAACATTGGCAAACGCAGAGCGTCAGAG CTTCAGAGAGCGGTGGCGGTGAAGCGTCTGGTTCAGGACGTGCTGGACCGCTCGCCCCGCCTGCAGGCCCTGACGCCCCCGAAGACCAAGGAGGTGGTGCAGTGGTGCCGGCAGAGGGGCTACACGCCTCCCGACCCTGAACCTCAACACAGAAACGAAGACGAGTCAATCGAGGACATTCTCACGCAAATCGACAGCGAGCCtg AGTGCCCGTCGACCCTAAGCAACTATGAGGAGCTGGTGCAGAGGCTGGAGCAGATGCAAGCTCTGCTAAAAACCGAACCAGAGGAGGCAGATGACGAAATAGTCGACATTGTTACCGTGACTCCGCCCTGCcagaggctaaaggtcaaagaggaggagcaggaaacagATGTGGAGCCGAAATTTTATCTGGGTCCCTGCATCTCCTCCCAGTTTGTCAGTGAAACAGCTCAGCAG ATCGGGGTAAGCTTTCAGCCGGTGGAGGTGGAGAAGAATGTTTTTGCTCCTGTAGTGGAGGCCATGATTCTCAAG GCTACACAGCAGTTTGCCAGTGATATCCTGAGAGAAGCTCTAGCTGGAGCCCACGCTAAATCCTCTCCAAACAG